From Paraburkholderia fungorum, the proteins below share one genomic window:
- a CDS encoding ParB/RepB/Spo0J family partition protein: protein MKPSQFAKGFQARPDTTSSEKRTALDRLNAIDGLVKSGSRSNEVAGRAVAAVVPQSEPEADTSDAANESAAYRAWRLEHGYRPSQVIELPLKTIKPSPFNPRHFYLKSSIAELAVNLAKQGQQQAIHVIPDYENPGTYFVSDGGRRVRALKEANKELVKAIVIDLPIGIQSYKLGYDLNVQRDSQTVFDNAVVWRRFLDDRHFQSQKELAEHLGLDESTVAVALSIAKLPEPVMHEMVARPDRFGSNMAYQVGRYHTARGADATLRLINKILSDDLSTRQVADIVKGRASAQESVKPAGRQRYAQRMEIKLDGVPVGDLKSYGDDRIELRLKGLSREKRDDILRQIEKMLK, encoded by the coding sequence ATGAAACCCTCCCAATTTGCCAAAGGCTTTCAAGCACGTCCTGATACGACCAGCAGTGAAAAGCGAACAGCACTCGATCGTCTGAATGCAATCGACGGTCTGGTTAAGAGTGGCTCCAGGAGCAACGAAGTAGCAGGGCGCGCCGTTGCAGCCGTTGTCCCGCAGTCGGAGCCAGAAGCTGATACGAGCGACGCAGCAAACGAATCGGCCGCATATCGTGCGTGGAGGCTTGAACACGGGTATCGCCCGAGCCAGGTCATCGAGTTGCCGCTTAAGACGATCAAGCCGAGCCCCTTCAATCCCCGGCACTTCTATCTGAAGTCGTCCATTGCTGAGCTCGCTGTCAATCTGGCGAAGCAGGGACAGCAACAGGCGATTCACGTTATTCCCGACTACGAGAACCCCGGGACCTACTTCGTCAGTGACGGTGGCAGGCGTGTGCGCGCGCTGAAAGAGGCGAACAAGGAGTTGGTGAAGGCGATCGTCATCGATCTGCCTATCGGCATTCAGAGCTACAAGCTCGGCTACGACCTCAATGTCCAGCGCGATTCGCAGACGGTGTTCGACAACGCAGTCGTCTGGAGGCGCTTCCTGGATGATCGGCATTTCCAGAGTCAGAAGGAACTGGCGGAACATCTCGGGCTGGACGAATCGACCGTCGCGGTCGCCTTGTCCATTGCAAAGCTGCCCGAACCTGTCATGCATGAGATGGTCGCGCGACCGGATAGATTCGGCTCGAACATGGCGTATCAGGTAGGCCGATATCACACCGCCCGCGGTGCCGATGCAACTCTGCGTCTGATCAACAAAATCCTCTCCGACGATCTGAGCACGCGGCAAGTCGCGGACATCGTGAAGGGAAGGGCGAGCGCTCAGGAAAGCGTCAAACCGGCGGGACGTCAACGCTACGCGCAGCGGATGGAAATCAAGCTCGACGGCGTACCGGTAGGGGATCTCAAATCATACGGAGATGATCGAATCGAACTACGTTTGAAGGGCCTCTCGCGTGAGAAGCGCGATGACATTCTTCGCCAGATTGAGAAGATGCTGAAGTAA
- a CDS encoding replication initiation protein, whose amino-acid sequence MATKRAKKTDVVSPSSAELRKAVEAIAIQPKSGKITLLTRKLFNVLLAVAQQADESGDTYRALLSDIVANSAFDSNDTALVKEHLRRMVSVQVEWSTGTSSQKPGRKWGISTLIADAEILEDPTTRRVWVEFSFAPKIKKKLLDPVQYARLSLQFQSQLRSSAGLALYEICVRYLTNPSHLTMRETWEWWRPILSGTPDTEAGDEAKREYKYFKRDYLRPAIAEVNAVTNIFVELIEHREGRRVAEIQFRVTERKQPMLALDEHPNVFDSTLVDRMVKIGIPLKEAQTLYADSEENRIRAALQMTEQRMRSTSLPPVRSAPALFKDALKKGYAPPVEALPSGNTPGKASIAAPADDLKARLLGEYSAYRRKEAYALYNEQGDSEREVARQSFEEDELPGLGTHMRDDWRRRGLDSKIVETAFFDWLARKTWGEPTDGDLLAFTLSQSRAA is encoded by the coding sequence ATGGCCACAAAGCGCGCGAAGAAGACAGATGTAGTCAGCCCGAGCTCGGCCGAATTGCGTAAGGCGGTCGAGGCGATCGCTATTCAGCCGAAAAGCGGGAAAATCACGCTGCTTACCCGCAAGCTGTTCAACGTGCTGCTCGCCGTCGCTCAGCAAGCGGATGAATCCGGCGACACTTATCGGGCTCTGCTGTCCGACATCGTGGCCAATTCCGCATTCGATTCCAACGACACGGCGCTCGTCAAGGAGCATCTGCGGCGCATGGTGTCGGTTCAGGTTGAGTGGAGTACGGGTACGTCCAGTCAGAAGCCTGGTCGCAAATGGGGTATTTCCACGCTGATTGCCGACGCGGAAATTCTTGAAGATCCCACCACCCGGCGTGTCTGGGTGGAATTTTCGTTTGCGCCGAAGATCAAGAAGAAGTTGCTCGATCCGGTTCAGTACGCTCGCCTGAGTCTTCAGTTCCAGAGTCAGTTGCGTAGCAGCGCGGGTTTGGCGCTCTACGAGATTTGCGTCCGCTATCTGACTAACCCAAGTCACCTGACGATGCGCGAGACGTGGGAATGGTGGCGCCCGATTCTGTCGGGCACGCCCGACACGGAAGCCGGCGACGAAGCGAAGCGCGAATACAAGTATTTCAAGCGTGATTACTTGCGCCCCGCGATCGCAGAAGTCAACGCGGTCACGAATATCTTTGTCGAGCTGATCGAGCATCGCGAAGGACGGCGTGTCGCCGAAATCCAGTTCCGTGTGACCGAACGCAAGCAGCCTATGCTCGCGCTCGACGAGCATCCCAATGTGTTCGACAGCACGCTGGTCGACCGGATGGTGAAGATCGGCATCCCGCTGAAAGAAGCGCAAACGCTGTATGCCGACAGCGAAGAAAACCGTATTCGCGCCGCTCTGCAGATGACAGAACAACGCATGCGCAGCACATCGTTGCCGCCGGTGCGTAGCGCGCCCGCGCTGTTCAAGGATGCGTTGAAGAAAGGTTATGCGCCGCCGGTCGAAGCGCTGCCTTCGGGGAATACACCCGGGAAGGCCTCGATCGCTGCACCGGCCGACGATCTCAAAGCCCGATTGCTCGGCGAATATTCGGCATATCGTCGCAAGGAAGCGTACGCGCTATACAACGAACAGGGCGATTCCGAACGGGAAGTCGCGCGGCAATCGTTCGAGGAAGATGAGTTGCCGGGGCTCGGCACACACATGCGTGACGACTGGCGTCGTCGTGGACTGGATTCGAAGATTGTCGAAACTGCATTTTTCGACTGGCTGGCCCGCAAGACCTGGGGTGAGCCGACCGATGGCGACCTGCTCGCCTTCACGCTGAGCCAATCGCGCGCAGCTTGA
- a CDS encoding DNA-binding protein: protein MNLDQERQAIREELETMRAQGVRRQDLSLHACKRLFFDLGIRPSMAAVRDLTQTGSASDIPKDIDNFWERIRNVSRVKVGAGAIPKALEDRAGELLGALFEEAVGHARASLEGEREEIHAQIGIADQRARDAEIRREASDDAIRRTEIRAEAAWERVRVLEAELSSATTHGNVHQESLQATVRRLERENDALSQRLNSEQITNATLRDRIDALHVELRQSTEHYAQQIKDAVAEAERRVKPMLVELDSLRSMAATYQSGVRDASRKEFEFIQQIAAAKARGDRLDAQLREQSDEVDALTKEVTVLRGQQGIDPAIASLLCSLVDAGRLTNDELNMIGTAADGHVTLPPRCPKCDEGEPELSQVDHRFELLCPECDHSSGLGESRLAAVSRFLSADSIASPEREFDAVR from the coding sequence ATGAATCTGGACCAGGAACGGCAAGCTATTCGCGAAGAGCTTGAAACGATGAGAGCGCAAGGGGTCCGACGGCAGGACCTGTCCCTTCATGCGTGCAAGAGACTCTTCTTCGACTTGGGCATTCGGCCCTCCATGGCTGCAGTTCGTGACCTGACTCAGACTGGCAGTGCGAGCGATATCCCAAAAGACATCGATAATTTCTGGGAGCGCATTCGAAATGTGTCTCGCGTCAAAGTAGGCGCCGGGGCGATTCCAAAAGCGCTGGAGGATCGCGCGGGCGAACTGCTAGGTGCACTGTTCGAGGAAGCAGTCGGTCATGCCCGAGCGAGTCTCGAGGGGGAACGGGAAGAAATTCACGCCCAAATTGGGATCGCGGATCAGCGGGCAAGAGACGCGGAAATTCGCCGCGAAGCCTCCGACGATGCGATCAGGCGCACTGAAATAAGGGCAGAAGCGGCTTGGGAGCGGGTGCGCGTGCTCGAAGCCGAACTGTCTAGCGCCACCACGCACGGCAATGTTCACCAGGAAAGCTTGCAGGCAACAGTTCGCCGACTTGAACGCGAAAATGACGCACTGAGTCAGCGCCTGAACAGTGAACAGATCACAAATGCGACACTTCGCGATCGAATTGACGCATTACATGTTGAATTGCGCCAAAGCACCGAACACTATGCGCAGCAGATCAAGGACGCGGTTGCTGAAGCGGAGCGGCGCGTTAAGCCAATGCTGGTCGAACTCGACTCGTTGCGCAGCATGGCCGCGACTTATCAGTCGGGTGTTCGCGACGCGAGTCGCAAGGAATTTGAGTTTATTCAGCAAATCGCGGCCGCCAAGGCGCGCGGCGATCGACTCGACGCCCAACTGCGCGAGCAATCAGACGAAGTGGATGCGTTGACCAAGGAGGTTACCGTGTTGCGCGGCCAGCAAGGTATCGATCCGGCGATAGCGAGCCTGCTTTGTTCGCTGGTCGATGCGGGTCGGCTGACAAATGACGAGTTGAACATGATCGGCACTGCCGCGGACGGTCACGTCACGCTGCCGCCCCGTTGCCCAAAGTGTGACGAAGGTGAGCCGGAGTTATCGCAGGTCGATCACCGGTTTGAATTGCTCTGTCCGGAATGCGACCATTCGTCTGGACTCGGAGAATCAAGACTGGCGGCGGTCAGCCGGTTTTTATCGGCCGATTCGATTGCAAGTCCGGAGCGAGAGTTCGACGCGGTTCGGTGA
- a CDS encoding tyrosine-type recombinase/integrase → MSPPHLSDPVPRPAPSTDLFDQQREDWRRDPQIAFDAWLAKQHFRRSSAEVYQAQWGLFLEWLGARQKTLVSVDTAAIAEFVAGLEIRKPQRVRYLRLIERVLDHVREIESASTNPARFIAQDGEAAWRNARDNEPTGFLNHAERTALIAQLFAPLPDLSVAQRWRERRDRALIAVFLGGGLKTGEAASLTVSCVSAGSPWVTIEATNPMLTRRTRLAPFAAAILDAWLAERRLSELAGNLVFPASPSGRPMHKATMLRAVDALVESAGISASRKSRASPQTLRNTFAADLFESGVEAELVGQWLGFVQAVSANRLYRAWQTWADQQESPTADQPDPSAPPLPAPRRDGRLTRKAGAGEP, encoded by the coding sequence ATGTCACCTCCTCACTTGTCGGACCCGGTTCCACGCCCTGCGCCTTCAACCGATCTCTTCGATCAGCAACGGGAAGACTGGCGTCGCGATCCGCAAATCGCTTTCGATGCCTGGCTCGCGAAGCAGCACTTCCGACGTTCATCGGCTGAGGTCTATCAGGCGCAGTGGGGGCTTTTTCTCGAATGGCTTGGCGCGCGCCAGAAGACTCTCGTCTCCGTCGATACCGCTGCTATCGCCGAATTCGTCGCCGGGCTGGAAATACGGAAACCACAGCGAGTACGCTATTTGCGGCTAATCGAGCGGGTTCTGGATCACGTGCGGGAAATCGAATCCGCTTCCACCAACCCGGCTCGTTTCATTGCTCAGGATGGCGAAGCAGCGTGGCGAAATGCACGCGACAACGAACCCACCGGTTTTCTCAACCATGCAGAACGAACCGCGTTGATCGCTCAACTGTTTGCGCCGTTGCCGGATTTGTCCGTCGCACAGCGCTGGAGAGAACGTCGCGATCGCGCGTTGATTGCAGTCTTTCTCGGGGGTGGTCTGAAGACGGGAGAGGCAGCTTCGCTTACGGTTAGTTGCGTGAGTGCGGGTTCGCCATGGGTGACGATCGAGGCAACCAACCCGATGTTGACGCGTCGCACACGGCTCGCACCTTTTGCCGCGGCGATTCTCGACGCCTGGCTTGCTGAACGGCGTCTTTCGGAATTGGCGGGAAATCTGGTTTTCCCCGCCTCTCCGTCTGGACGTCCGATGCACAAAGCCACGATGCTGCGCGCGGTCGATGCGCTGGTCGAGTCCGCCGGAATTTCCGCATCCCGGAAATCGCGCGCCAGTCCGCAAACATTGCGAAACACCTTTGCTGCGGATCTTTTCGAGAGCGGAGTCGAAGCGGAACTGGTTGGGCAATGGTTGGGATTTGTGCAAGCGGTATCGGCGAATCGCCTGTATCGGGCGTGGCAAACATGGGCGGATCAGCAGGAATCGCCCACCGCCGACCAACCCGATCCGTCAGCCCCGCCTTTGCCCGCACCTAGACGCGACGGGCGTTTGACAAGAAAAGCGGGAGCTGGCGAGCCCTGA
- a CDS encoding DUF2471 domain-containing protein, translating into MNNLISDPTDHALAALRYQTAARDLERIVRNIAARYIVQQVPLTWRLLHAIEAEALADLGFASRHDALMLGLFQRPSDLPYPETDEGVDFGTSTALPAVFAFAVSAYEEAARRAAQSTSASSGLKRARPWGG; encoded by the coding sequence ATGAACAACCTGATTTCCGACCCTACCGATCACGCTCTGGCCGCGCTGCGCTACCAAACCGCGGCGCGCGATCTCGAACGTATCGTGCGCAATATCGCTGCACGTTACATCGTTCAGCAGGTGCCGCTCACGTGGCGTTTGCTGCACGCTATCGAAGCCGAAGCTCTCGCAGACCTCGGTTTTGCCAGCCGGCACGACGCACTAATGCTGGGGCTGTTCCAGCGGCCGTCCGATCTGCCTTACCCGGAAACTGATGAAGGCGTGGATTTCGGCACGTCCACCGCGTTGCCGGCGGTGTTTGCGTTTGCTGTCAGCGCTTATGAAGAAGCCGCCCGCCGCGCCGCGCAGTCGACTTCGGCAAGCTCTGGCTTGAAACGCGCACGTCCCTGGGGCGGCTAA
- a CDS encoding helix-turn-helix domain-containing protein, whose product MDQEMASSGIRRTAGSAAATSGTASVPATAAPPRVGEQIQRLRAERRMTLDDLSRAAGVSKSMLSEIERDKANPTIAVAWRLTNALGVSLDSLFAPPKAPEAIAVSGPHDIPTLSGHDARYQLRVWGPIELAGKFEWYELTLQAGGALVSNAHEPGTREHLTVLNGSIEIEAAGTTRRLKAADTARYVADEPHAIRNVGKGEAKALLVVIHG is encoded by the coding sequence ATGGATCAGGAAATGGCAAGTTCGGGAATTCGCCGCACTGCGGGCAGTGCGGCGGCCACCTCAGGCACAGCGTCGGTCCCGGCGACTGCTGCACCGCCGCGCGTCGGCGAGCAGATTCAGCGTTTGCGCGCCGAACGGCGGATGACGCTCGACGATCTGTCGCGCGCGGCCGGCGTGTCGAAATCGATGCTGTCGGAGATCGAGCGCGACAAGGCCAATCCGACCATTGCGGTCGCGTGGCGGTTGACCAATGCGCTCGGCGTCAGCCTCGATTCGCTGTTTGCGCCGCCCAAAGCGCCGGAGGCCATTGCCGTTTCGGGTCCGCATGACATTCCCACGTTGAGCGGGCACGACGCCAGATATCAGTTGCGTGTGTGGGGGCCTATTGAGCTGGCCGGCAAATTCGAGTGGTACGAGTTGACGCTGCAAGCGGGTGGCGCGTTGGTGTCGAACGCGCACGAGCCGGGTACGCGTGAGCATTTGACGGTGCTGAATGGATCGATTGAAATCGAAGCGGCCGGCACGACCAGGCGGCTCAAGGCTGCGGACACGGCGCGCTATGTCGCCGACGAGCCGCACGCGATCCGCAATGTGGGAAAGGGCGAGGCGAAGGCGCTGCTAGTGGTGATCCACGGCTGA
- a CDS encoding glycine C-acetyltransferase, producing the protein MRDQYLAHLRGTLDQIRADGFYKNERVIDSPQSADIRLANGAAVLNFCANNYLGLADDARLIEAARRGLDNDGFGMASVRFICGTQTVHKQLEHALAAFLQTDDCILYSSCFDANGGLFETLLDDNDAIISDELNHASIIDGVRLSKAKRFRYKNNDLADLEARLKEADAAGARFKLIATDGVFSMDGIIADLAGICDLADRYGALVMVDDSHAVGFVGEHGRGTPEHCGVLSRVDIITGTLGKALGGASGGYVAARKEIVELLRQRSRPYLFSNTLTPSIAAASLKVLELLASDEGAQLRARVRENGAHFRSKMSALGFTLVPGEHPIIPVMLGDAQLASKMADALLKEGVYVIGFSFPVVPKGRARIRTQMSAAHTPEQIDRAVDAFARVGRELGVI; encoded by the coding sequence ATGCGTGACCAATACCTCGCCCACCTGCGCGGCACCCTCGATCAGATCCGCGCCGACGGGTTCTACAAGAACGAGCGGGTGATCGACAGCCCGCAGTCGGCCGACATCCGCCTGGCCAACGGCGCGGCCGTGCTGAACTTCTGCGCGAACAATTACCTGGGCCTCGCCGACGACGCCCGCCTGATCGAAGCCGCCAGGCGCGGCCTCGACAACGACGGCTTCGGCATGGCGTCGGTGCGCTTTATCTGCGGCACGCAAACCGTACACAAACAGCTTGAGCACGCACTCGCCGCGTTCCTTCAAACCGACGATTGCATCCTCTATTCAAGCTGTTTCGACGCGAACGGCGGCCTGTTCGAAACCCTGCTCGACGACAACGACGCGATCATCAGCGACGAGTTGAACCATGCGAGCATTATCGACGGCGTGCGGCTTTCGAAGGCGAAGCGTTTTCGCTACAAGAACAACGACCTCGCCGATCTCGAAGCCAGACTGAAAGAGGCGGACGCCGCCGGCGCGCGCTTCAAACTGATCGCGACCGACGGCGTGTTCTCGATGGACGGCATCATCGCCGACCTCGCCGGCATCTGCGATCTCGCCGACCGCTACGGCGCGCTGGTCATGGTCGACGACTCGCATGCGGTGGGTTTTGTCGGCGAACACGGGCGCGGCACGCCGGAACATTGCGGTGTGCTGTCGCGCGTCGACATCATCACTGGCACGTTGGGTAAAGCATTGGGCGGTGCGTCGGGCGGTTATGTCGCGGCGCGCAAAGAGATCGTGGAATTGCTCCGCCAGCGCTCGCGTCCCTATCTGTTTTCGAACACGTTGACGCCGAGCATTGCCGCCGCGTCGCTGAAAGTGCTCGAACTTCTCGCGAGCGACGAAGGCGCGCAATTGCGCGCACGTGTCCGCGAAAACGGTGCGCACTTCCGCAGCAAAATGAGCGCGCTCGGCTTCACGCTCGTGCCCGGCGAACATCCGATCATCCCGGTGATGCTCGGCGACGCGCAGCTCGCGTCGAAGATGGCCGACGCGTTGCTGAAGGAAGGCGTGTACGTGATCGGCTTCTCGTTCCCCGTCGTGCCGAAAGGCCGCGCGCGAATCCGCACGCAGATGAGCGCCGCGCACACGCCCGAGCAGATCGACCGTGCGGTCGATGCATTCGCGCGCGTCGGCCGTGAACTCGGCGTGATCTGA
- the tdh gene encoding L-threonine 3-dehydrogenase, translated as MKALAKLERAPGLTLTDVKKPEVGHNDVMIRITRTAICGTDIHIWKWDDWAQKTIPVPMHVGHEYVGEIVEMGQEVRGFAIGDRVSGEGHITCGFCRNCRAGRRHLCRNTVGVGVNREGAFAEYLVIPAFNAFKIPPEISDDLAAIFDPFGNATHTALSFNLVGEDVLITGAGPIGIMAVAIAKHVGARNVVITDVNDYRLELARKMGATRAVNVSRESLRDVMADLHMTEGFDVGLEMSGVPSAFTSMLEAMNHGGKIALLGIPPAQTAIDWTQVIFKGLEIKGIYGREMFETWYKMVAMLQSGLDLSPILTHHFKVDDYQQAFATMLSGESGKVILDWTDA; from the coding sequence ATGAAAGCATTGGCAAAACTCGAACGCGCGCCGGGCCTCACGCTCACTGACGTCAAGAAGCCCGAAGTCGGACACAACGACGTGATGATCCGCATCACCCGTACCGCGATTTGCGGCACCGATATCCACATCTGGAAGTGGGACGATTGGGCGCAAAAAACCATTCCCGTACCGATGCATGTCGGGCATGAATACGTCGGCGAAATTGTCGAGATGGGACAGGAAGTGCGCGGATTTGCGATTGGCGACCGCGTGTCGGGCGAAGGGCATATCACCTGCGGTTTTTGCCGTAACTGTCGCGCGGGGCGCCGTCATTTGTGCCGCAATACGGTGGGCGTCGGCGTGAATCGTGAAGGCGCGTTCGCCGAATATCTGGTGATTCCCGCATTCAACGCGTTCAAGATTCCGCCCGAGATTTCCGACGACCTCGCCGCGATTTTCGACCCGTTCGGCAACGCGACGCATACGGCGCTGTCGTTCAATCTGGTCGGCGAAGATGTGTTGATTACGGGCGCGGGACCGATCGGCATCATGGCGGTCGCGATTGCGAAGCACGTCGGCGCGCGCAATGTCGTGATTACCGACGTCAACGATTACCGGCTCGAACTCGCACGCAAAATGGGCGCGACGCGCGCGGTGAACGTATCGCGTGAATCGTTGCGCGACGTGATGGCCGATTTGCACATGACCGAAGGGTTCGACGTCGGGCTGGAAATGTCCGGCGTGCCGAGCGCGTTCACGAGCATGCTCGAAGCGATGAATCACGGCGGCAAGATTGCGCTGCTCGGCATTCCGCCGGCGCAGACCGCCATCGACTGGACTCAGGTGATCTTCAAAGGTCTCGAAATCAAGGGCATTTACGGGCGGGAGATGTTCGAGACCTGGTACAAGATGGTGGCGATGCTGCAAAGCGGTTTGGATCTTTCGCCGATCCTCACGCACCATTTCAAGGTAGACGATTATCAGCAGGCGTTTGCCACGATGTTGTCCGGCGAAAGCGGCAAAGTGATTCTCGACTGGACCGACGCTTGA
- a CDS encoding YceI family protein: protein MNSFSVRVMLARALPGALLLTAIACTPVQVLTHSVSQNEARVPAGRYEVDPDHTSITFDIDHFKYSRFTIRFDRKQGQLDWNDGGLDRSTAAITIDAASIDTNVPLLDKMVKGDNMLDVTRYPEIRFASTRFERTGESRGTLTGDLTIRGVTQPVTLDVTFNGFAPDPLTKKDTLGFSADGHFSRAKFGLATWYPAVGDDIHVRIQAEFVKTPAGA from the coding sequence ATGAACTCATTCTCTGTTCGCGTCATGCTGGCGCGCGCGCTGCCTGGCGCACTGTTGCTGACGGCAATCGCCTGCACACCGGTGCAGGTGCTCACGCATTCGGTCAGCCAGAACGAGGCGCGCGTACCCGCCGGACGATACGAAGTCGATCCCGATCACACGAGCATTACCTTCGACATCGATCACTTCAAATACTCGCGCTTTACGATACGGTTCGATCGCAAGCAGGGTCAGTTGGACTGGAATGACGGCGGTCTGGACCGAAGCACGGCAGCGATCACGATCGACGCGGCGAGCATCGATACGAACGTGCCGCTGCTCGACAAGATGGTGAAAGGCGACAACATGCTCGACGTGACGCGTTATCCGGAGATCCGTTTTGCGAGCACACGTTTCGAGCGCACCGGCGAATCGCGCGGCACGTTGACTGGTGATCTGACGATTCGCGGCGTCACGCAACCTGTCACGCTCGACGTGACTTTTAACGGCTTTGCCCCCGATCCGCTCACGAAAAAAGACACGCTCGGTTTTTCAGCGGACGGCCATTTCAGCCGCGCGAAATTTGGACTGGCGACGTGGTATCCCGCTGTCGGCGACGATATTCATGTGCGAATTCAGGCCGAATTCGTGAAAACGCCCGCAGGCGCGTAA
- a CDS encoding TetR/AcrR family transcriptional regulator: protein MATETHVQSAAPGSARERLLDAAEALVYAGGIHATGVDAIVKQSGTARKSFYTHFESKDALVAAALDRRDERWMNWFIAGTQSRGKTARKRLLGMFEVLREWFASDDFHGCAFLNAAGEIASAEDPIRLVARKHKERLLEFVRTECDAFAAEADIDARRVALLSRQWLILLDGAIAVALVSSDADAARDSQAAGEILLDAQIAEESDKHRRSKPASPSINRRPSSRRTATD, encoded by the coding sequence ATGGCTACAGAAACTCATGTTCAATCGGCCGCACCCGGCAGCGCGCGCGAGCGTCTGCTGGATGCCGCCGAAGCGTTGGTGTACGCGGGCGGCATCCATGCAACCGGCGTGGATGCGATCGTCAAGCAATCTGGCACTGCGCGCAAAAGCTTCTACACGCATTTCGAATCGAAAGATGCGTTGGTCGCGGCCGCACTCGACCGGCGCGACGAACGCTGGATGAACTGGTTTATCGCCGGTACGCAAAGTCGCGGCAAGACCGCACGAAAGCGGCTGCTAGGCATGTTCGAGGTACTGCGCGAATGGTTTGCGTCGGACGATTTTCACGGTTGTGCGTTTTTGAATGCGGCCGGGGAAATTGCGTCGGCGGAAGATCCGATCCGGCTGGTCGCGCGCAAACATAAGGAACGTCTTCTCGAATTCGTGCGAACCGAGTGCGATGCGTTTGCCGCAGAGGCCGACATCGACGCGCGGCGCGTTGCGCTGTTGTCGCGCCAGTGGTTGATTCTGCTCGACGGCGCGATTGCGGTTGCGCTGGTGAGTAGCGACGCCGATGCCGCACGTGACTCGCAAGCCGCCGGCGAAATCCTGCTCGATGCGCAAATCGCAGAAGAATCGGACAAGCACCGAAGAAGCAAACCCGCAAGCCCGTCCATCAACCGGCGCCCGTCATCCCGACGCACCGCAACTGACTGA
- a CDS encoding DUF1348 family protein, with protein MADSIETRPPLPPFTRETAIQKVRAAEDGWNTRDPERVSLAYTVDSVWRNRAEFTNGRAEIVGLLRRKWAKELDYRLIKELWAFTDNRIAVRFAYEWHDDSNNWFRSYGNENWEFDEHGLMARRHASINDLPIREADRLYHWPLGRRPDDHPGLSDLGL; from the coding sequence ATGGCCGATTCGATCGAAACCCGCCCACCGCTGCCGCCATTCACGCGTGAAACCGCGATCCAGAAAGTGCGTGCCGCGGAAGACGGCTGGAATACCCGCGATCCCGAACGCGTGTCGCTCGCGTACACGGTCGATAGCGTGTGGCGCAACCGCGCCGAATTCACGAACGGGCGCGCGGAGATTGTCGGCCTGCTGCGCCGGAAATGGGCGAAGGAACTCGACTACCGGCTGATCAAGGAACTGTGGGCATTTACCGATAACCGCATCGCCGTACGTTTTGCTTACGAATGGCACGACGATTCGAACAACTGGTTTCGCTCATATGGCAACGAGAATTGGGAGTTCGACGAGCACGGACTGATGGCGCGCCGTCATGCGAGCATCAACGATCTGCCGATTCGCGAAGCGGACCGCCTGTACCACTGGCCGCTCGGCCGCCGTCCCGATGATCATCCGGGGCTGTCGGATCTCGGCCTCTAA